tttctgggtacTTTTCCCACTATTAATAACCCTTGAGATACTTTCTTAACATATGCCCTCTTTAATTGCTACTTGAGCCTGGGCCCGAGATAATCACACTGAATAAGTGCTCTAAGAAAAGTATAATTTCTTAAACATATTATGAAAAGCTCATCAGATTATGattatgattagtttaatttcTACATCATTGCATAGCAAAGGTAATCATGGAACGGAAAGAATCGCAAAAGACTAAAGAGACGGGCAcgaaaaatttgtttcttcaGATTCATCTGATAACAAAAAGCATATTCATATAAGAATCTTAGGGAGAACCTAAAATCTTTGGACTTGGCATCATAGCAACACCATCCGCCAGGAGACTGATTCAGAAATTCCAAGAGGGAACCAAGGATTTGCTCGTACGCTTTATTTGGCACACGCGTTAGGTTGGAAATGAATGGCTCATGTCATGTCCGGTCGTCTCCCGATGGATATCCAACATCCGTCATTCTCATTGTGAATGCTGGGGAGCCCGTCTGTACATCGGCACCCTTCGAATAACTTGTACGTCGGCCGGCCCTCGGTATTGTCCCGGGTCCGGGGGGGCCGCCATCCCATTTCCGGCACAAGAGCTCTCTTCTAGCTCCACGGAAATCCGTGGAGCTTGCCCTGGGTGGCTCTACCCTCATCGAGCAGACCCAATGAATTGGCACTATACGCGATTATAGTCGAGTAAATATTCTCTAAGCAACCTCGTCTGTTTATCGCTTACATGAAATGTCTCATGCTAAAACAAAGCAAAGCGTTCGCATTGCTGTGTCACCTTTGGATTTCTCATTGGTGATTTTCCAACTCGGTTGCGGTCCCCTTGCTTCGTTTGCTCGTCGGTCTCGACAGCACGAGGCGTGGCACGTCGCGCAACGTCTCTCGTAGGCTAGTTTCTATGATTAATTACTAGGCACTAGGCAAACTAACAGCACGAATCCACACTCGTAGCGACGGGCTAGGATCGCGCAATCAAATCACGTTTTGTGTCGTGTCGGTCTAGTCGGTGCCGTGAAAGACATCGTGCTTGGTGCCGATGCAGTCCTTTGTCTCGAGGAGGTTTTCACATTCATGCAGGCCCCCAACTCGGCCCATTGGGCCAATATCTGTGGGCTGGTTGGGCCAGGCCCAATATGGTGGCCTGGCACGGCTGCAGCCTAGTTGTCCGTCGCGTGGAAGATTTCTTTTGAACCGAGAGAAGCACAGCCTAGCGCAGTCGTTGATCAGATGAGGAAGTCATAGATTGTTGAATTTTCCATGCTTTCCAAAGTTACGTAAAAACATTCGAGAAATGAAATTTTTCCTTAGACGTACTATTTTTGCATGAATAAAGTATAGAAAATCTCTAACGATATaagttttcaattaaataaagtatTAGTACTGAAGATCTTTCCCAAACCATGTATTATCCTAGTCCATTGTATTTGGTAGTAATCAATGCGTAATTCACTTGAATGCACATCTTTACTTCGTCTCTTCTAATCCAGCATAGAGAAAGAGCAGTGCCTCGAAGCTCCGATAGGGAACTCGGATCTCGATACAAGGAATTACTAGGCAATTTCAATCTCGATCTTGCATTTTTGAAAGAATCTAATTTGGTAGGCATTCCGATATATAGATTAAACCTCATCCGGCATGTAATCGGACGGAACCCTCGATCTCTCTTAAGCAAAGCTAAACCAAAGTAGGAGATCCAAACTTTCACATAACGAATGTCGATTCTCAATTCGTTCCTTCTGGATATCGGCATTGATCGGCATTTATATTAGGCCTAGCCAGTTGCAATGTGTTCTAGTCTCTTGTATCACGTGATCTTATGCACCTTCGAATGCATACAAAATCAGTTCGTAAAGAATTACCGACGTGTGCATGCATCTCTTCCGCTCAGATCCTGTAAAATGGCCATTGAAATCTTATTGACTGTATCTCAAGAAGATGACAGAACAAAGAACTAACTCAGCACTTCACTACTCAAAACTAGACTGCAGTTTTCAAGAACCACTCCTAGGAGGAATGATGAAAAATTCAAACGCCAAAGACattcaagaaattcaaagaTCGCAGCATGACCTTTCGCAGTCGATGGACCACAAGCTGCACGAGAACACTTGCTTTCGAGAGTGGAGACGGCGGACTCGAGGACATGGAGGTAGTGATGGCTTGATGGTGCGAGAGCAACGAGCGCTATACAGCGAACACGAGATCCCGGGAGCTACGGCTCGTCATCGTCGTGGACGTCGTATATGATTCTAGGGCGTTTTGGACTGGTCGGCCGGTCTCTGCGGCTGAAGTGCTCCTGCGAGTGGCTAGCTAGTTCGCTCGGGGTCTTCGTGAAGACGACGTTCGCAGAGATGCGCTTCCAATCGCCTTTTCCGTAGATATTCATTCCTCTGAGAAATCTCCTGGATAATGTCCATGAAAATAAAAACGAGACATCGTTAGTTAGCGATCTTTCTGACGGTTGAATCCCTTTCTTGACGATGCTTCTGCGAAAATGCAGTCCATCAACTAGCAAGCATGGCGAATCTTGAGCTCGTAGAAACAGTTAAAACAACCTAACAGAACTCCAATCACAATCCTATCGATCTCTAATCTaactgaagaaggaaaaagaacgtGCGGGTTTGCAAGCTGTGGAGCAAGATAAGTCATCATACTCGTGTTCTTCTCTGGTCCAGATATGGCGGCGATCTGCCGACGACGAGGACAACAATGGCAACGACAAGGAGGATCCACTGCTCCCGGCGTCTCCGTCTTCGCGCTTGCGTTTGCCTTCGTCCTCCTCGTCTATCGTCCACTGCTCCGGGAAAGGGATTTCACCCGACTCTATCAAATCCAAGTCGTGCATCAGCGCCTCAAGATGCAAGCGGATCTGCTCGACCGACTTCCCGGGGAAGAAGGGAGCGGCTCTCTCCGGAAAGCCA
Above is a window of Eucalyptus grandis isolate ANBG69807.140 chromosome 9, ASM1654582v1, whole genome shotgun sequence DNA encoding:
- the LOC104420745 gene encoding transcription factor SRM1, with the protein product MAAPTLPSLMANFLLTTVALGFRTHMHDALSCLVRAFPFLLKIYSRKAGGGGGGGWTFEENKRFENALAIFSLNEDDSSATFDGFPERAAPFFPGKSVEQIRLHLEALMHDLDLIESGEIPFPEQWTIDEEDEGKRKREDGDAGSSGSSLSLPLLSSSSADRRHIWTREEHERFLRGMNIYGKGDWKRISANVVFTKTPSELASHSQEHFSRRDRPTSPKRPRIIYDVHDDDEP